The Pseudomonas hefeiensis genomic sequence GGGCGGTGCCTCCGCTGGTGTTCGGGATCGCGTTTGGCAACTTGCTGCTGGGCGTGCCGTTTCACTTCAATGACTATCTGGTGTCCACCTACACCGGCAGCTTCTGGCAACTGCTCAATCCTTTCGCGCTGCTGTCCGGTGTTGTGAGCAGTGCAATGATCACCCTGCAGGGCGGCACTTATCTGGCCCATCGCACTGAGGGGGTTATCCAGTCCCGGGCCGTAAAAGGTGCGGTGGCGGCGGCGATCGTGCTGGTGTGCTCATTCATCGTGGCCGGCATCTGGCTGCAATGGATTGACGGCTATCGCATTACTTCGCTCGTTGATACCGCGGCGCTGCCGGACATCCTCAGCAAGACCGTGGTACGTGAACCTGGCGCCTGGATGGCCAACTACGAACGCTATCCATTGCTTTGGCTGCTGCCCGCGCTTGGATTGGCCGGGGCCGCAGGAGCCGCCATGCTGTTGATGATGCGCCGCACACTGTCGGCGTTTGTCGCCTCATCGCTTGCGGTGATTGGCGTGATCAGCACGGCAGGCGTCTCAATGTTCCCGTTCATCATGCCTTCATCAACGATGCCCGCGGCAAGCCTGACTGTGTGGGACAGCGTCTCCAGCCACCTGAGCCTGGCCATCATGTTCTGGGCCACGTTGATCTTCATGCCCCTGATCGTGATTTATACCTCCTGGGCATATCGCGTCATGAGCGGCAAAGTCACCGTCGCCCAGATCAAAGCCAACGAACATTCGGCCTACTAGTGCCGGCAAAGGAGCAAAGAACATGTGGTATTTCGCCTGGATGTTGGGAGTCGGCTTTGCGCTATTGCTGGCGATATTGAATGCAATGTGGGGTGAGAATGAAGCGAGTCGGGCCTTGAGTGACAATGACGAGCAACCGCGATGACTCAGCAATGCTCAGATGCCCAGCCGTCTTCACGCATTCATCTGGCGAGTCTGATGATTGCCATAGCCATCATGCTTGCCTGCACGCTGTACCCTCCGATAATGGCAACCCCGGAGGGAAAAGCTGATCACGCTCTGGCGGGCGCATTATTTGCGGCGATGAGCGTGGCTTTCGTCAGGGGCGTGGGTTTTATCCCGCGCCGCTGGCTGTGGCGCTGGCTGTTCTCAGGCTGGACCTGCACTGCGGCATTGGTACTGGCCGGATGGCTGATGTTCGTGCGGTGATGGCGGGCTAGACGTTCAATGACGCTGCACGAGAACGGCGACAGTAGTATTTGCTGCGCCGTTCATTCAGTTCCCTGGCCAAGTATCACGCCGTTCACTTCTTTGCCATAAAGATTGACCCCGTCATTGGCATGGAATTTCAATCGGGTCTGCTCGATGGAACCGGCAATCATTCTGGGGTCTTTCGGCCGTTCGTGGCTGTTCATGTAGGCAGCAACGTGCCAGGCCTCATCGGCGGACAGGGTGGCGCCTTTACCCAATGGCATATTCGACTTTATGAACCCGGCTGCGGTATTGATGCGATGCATCCCCGCGCCCCAGTTGAATGAATCTTTGCCCCATAACGGTGGGAATACGTAGTCGTTCCCCGCCTTTTGACCTTCGCCCTCGTTGCCATGACACACAGCGCATTGCTTGGTGTAGATGACCTTGCCCTTGGCCAGATCGAAGCCTCCCGCCGGTTGCGGCACTTCAGGATAAGCTCGCCCGGGCAGCTCCTGGCCTAGCGGTGCTCCCGTTGCCAACCAGTAGGAAAAGGCAGTCAGGGCGGCGATGACCTGCCCGTCGGCCGGAGGCGGTTTTCCGTTCATGCTGAACTCAAAGCAACCTTGTAAGCGCTCGGCGTAGGTATTGACCTTGTCGTTCTTTTTTCGATAGGCCGGGTACATCGTGTAAGCCGCCCAAAGGGGCGCCGAGTCGGCTTTTCTGCCTTGTTCCAAATGACAGTTGGTGCAGTTCATCCCGTTCCCCACGAACTCGGGGGCGTTGGCTTTGGTATCGACAAAGATCGCATGCCCTTGCCGCACCAGACGGCCAAAGGCGTTATCAGGCAGCGTGTCCTCTGCGGGCGGAGTAAACGTCGCCGTCCTCTGTTGGGGGGTGTCTGGGCCGGGGGAGGGGACCGATGTATTTGCCACATCAGCAGCGCCTGCCATCGATACTAGGTTGAAACTGATGAGTGCCGCGATGAATGACTTCATGGCCAGACCTCTATTGACTGAGCTCAGCAAAATACCGGGAGACAGCCTCGACCTCGGCTTCAGTGAGGGACCTCGCAATGTGGCCCATGAGATCGTCTGGATCATTTTTTCGGGTCTTCTGTCGCCAGGCATTCAGTTGCGAGACCAGGTACTGAGTCGATTGGCCGGCCAGCGGTGGAAAAGAGGCACCGACCCCGATTCCGCCAGGGCCATGACAGGAGACACACTCGGGTATGTTTCGATCCCACGCCCCTCTCAACGCCAGGACTTGCCCAGGGCCCTTGGCCGCATTCGCACGATTGACCGGGTTGACGGCTGGACCTGGCTTTTTGGCGAGCATACTGGCGAGGGCTTGTACTTCGTCCTCGCTCAACGCCTGGGCGATGGGAAGCATGATTGGGTTGGCCCTGGAGCCTGAGCGAAAGTCCGCGATCTGCTTTGCGAAGTATTCAGCAGGTAACCCTGCAAGCCTTGGAAAGCCTGCCGCGGGCATCCCTGTACCGTCCGCACCATGACAGGTCGAACAAGCAATGGCGGCGGGATTGGCCCCGCCTTGGGTGAAGGTCTTTTGCGCGTCCGCTGCATAAGCGGATGTTGCCAGCGCACCGGATAAAATAAGGACTGATCCCCATCGCGACATACCCATCGTTCTGCCTCGCAGACGTTATGAGGGACAGGCCCCCTGGTGCGCCATCAACTGCAACTCACCCTCTTATTTGACCAGGGTAATCGGGATACTGGACAGCTGGATGACTTTGGCCGCGACAGAGCCCAGGAAGATGCCTTCGAGAAAACCACTGCCGTGCGAACCCAGGATGATGCTGTCGCACCCCAGGGATTTGGAGCACGCCACGATTCTGGTGGCCGCGTCGCCGTGCAGCGTATGAAAGGTGAAGGCGATGCCTTGCTGCTTCAGAAGAGCGATTGCCTTATGGGCATCTTCGGCACTTTTGCCATCGTAGTAACGGTCAAGTTCATCCTTGCTCATGGTTTGCGCGATGCGAGTGGGTAAAAATGACTGCGCATTAACCAGGTGCACTTCCACGTTGCCTCCCAGCAATCCGCCGTCCTGGATCAGTCCAATGAGGTAACGCACCACACGTTCGGAGTGCTCTGAACCATCGACAGCGACCAATACTTTGTGCATTTCCCGGATCCTCTTTCAGTAACATTCAGCGGCTGGTCGAATACCTTGCCATCCGCAGCGTCAGGGTGACTTCGGGTCCTGTCCCACTATGAGCGTAGCGCCCTTGGGGTCGGTTAACCGTAGCCGAATCTGTTTTTCAGTTTCGATGATCGCAAAGAGCGCGATGCCCACTGCGATAATCAATAGCCCATCCATAAAGGGAATCGCTTGAGTGGCAAACACCCTTTGCAGAGGAGGCGCATAGGTGATGGCGAACTGAGCGAAGGTTACCACCGCGACGGTCAGCCACACGACCTTTGTGCCTCTTACAGCCTTCCAGGTCAGTGACGTGCCATAAAGATTGCGAATGAAGAACAGGTGGAATATTTCCATCACAACCAGTGTGTTGACAGCGATGGTGCGGGCCAACTCCACCGGGTAGCCCCGGTCGAGCGCGTAGGTAAAAATCCCGTAGACGCCGCAAAGAAACAGGATCGAAACCAGCACCATGTGCCAGATCAAGGCGCCGCTTATCAACGGCTCGTGCCTGGCGCGTGGCGGCCTGCGCATGGTGTTTTCTTCGGTCGGCTCGAACGCCAGGGCAATACCTAGCGTGATCGCGGTAATCAGGTTGATCCACAAGATTTGAATCGGTGTCACCGGCAGGGTGAAGCCAAACAGCAGCGCGACAATGATGGTCATGGTTTCGCCCGCGTTGGTGGGCAACGTCCAGCTCAGCACTTTCTTGATGTTGTCGTAGACCGTTCGACCTTCACGTACCGCAGCCACGATGGAGGCGAAGTTGTCATCGGCCAGTACCAGGTCCGCGGCCTCTTTTGCCGCTTCACTGCCTTTGTCACCCATGGCGATGCCGGCGTCGGCGCGTTTGAGCGCTGGCGCGTCGTTGACGCCATCGCCGGTCATGGCCACGGTCATGCCGTTGGACTGCAGCAGCATCACCAGGCGCAGCTTATGTTCGGGGCTGGTGCGGGCGAAGATATTCACGTCCTTGAGCGCTTCTTTGAGCGTGGCGTCGTTCATCGCATCCAGGTCGACGCCGGTCAGCAC encodes the following:
- a CDS encoding c-type cytochrome, with amino-acid sequence MKSFIAALISFNLVSMAGAADVANTSVPSPGPDTPQQRTATFTPPAEDTLPDNAFGRLVRQGHAIFVDTKANAPEFVGNGMNCTNCHLEQGRKADSAPLWAAYTMYPAYRKKNDKVNTYAERLQGCFEFSMNGKPPPADGQVIAALTAFSYWLATGAPLGQELPGRAYPEVPQPAGGFDLAKGKVIYTKQCAVCHGNEGEGQKAGNDYVFPPLWGKDSFNWGAGMHRINTAAGFIKSNMPLGKGATLSADEAWHVAAYMNSHERPKDPRMIAGSIEQTRLKFHANDGVNLYGKEVNGVILGQGTE
- a CDS encoding c-type cytochrome; translation: MGMSRWGSVLILSGALATSAYAADAQKTFTQGGANPAAIACSTCHGADGTGMPAAGFPRLAGLPAEYFAKQIADFRSGSRANPIMLPIAQALSEDEVQALASMLAKKPGPAVNPVNRANAAKGPGQVLALRGAWDRNIPECVSCHGPGGIGVGASFPPLAGQSTQYLVSQLNAWRQKTRKNDPDDLMGHIARSLTEAEVEAVSRYFAELSQ
- the cydX gene encoding cytochrome bd-I oxidase subunit CydX, translating into MWYFAWMLGVGFALLLAILNAMWGENEASRALSDNDEQPR
- the cydB gene encoding cytochrome d ubiquinol oxidase subunit II — protein: MLDYFTLKIIWWALVGVLLIGFAIMDGHDMGVGTLLPFVGRNDLERRVVINTVGPHWDGNQVWFITAGGALFAAWPVVYATAFSGFYWAMILVLWALFFRPVGFDYRSKIHNATWRSTWDWGLFVGGAVPPLVFGIAFGNLLLGVPFHFNDYLVSTYTGSFWQLLNPFALLSGVVSSAMITLQGGTYLAHRTEGVIQSRAVKGAVAAAIVLVCSFIVAGIWLQWIDGYRITSLVDTAALPDILSKTVVREPGAWMANYERYPLLWLLPALGLAGAAGAAMLLMMRRTLSAFVASSLAVIGVISTAGVSMFPFIMPSSTMPAASLTVWDSVSSHLSLAIMFWATLIFMPLIVIYTSWAYRVMSGKVTVAQIKANEHSAY
- a CDS encoding cyd operon YbgE family protein — encoded protein: MTQQCSDAQPSSRIHLASLMIAIAIMLACTLYPPIMATPEGKADHALAGALFAAMSVAFVRGVGFIPRRWLWRWLFSGWTCTAALVLAGWLMFVR
- a CDS encoding universal stress protein, with protein sequence MHKVLVAVDGSEHSERVVRYLIGLIQDGGLLGGNVEVHLVNAQSFLPTRIAQTMSKDELDRYYDGKSAEDAHKAIALLKQQGIAFTFHTLHGDAATRIVACSKSLGCDSIILGSHGSGFLEGIFLGSVAAKVIQLSSIPITLVK